The following coding sequences are from one Oncorhynchus nerka isolate Pitt River linkage group LG6, Oner_Uvic_2.0, whole genome shotgun sequence window:
- the LOC115130585 gene encoding neuronal acetylcholine receptor subunit alpha-9-II isoform X2 — MGMDSGDLSDFVENVEWECHGMPATKNVIMYGCCSDPYPDITYTVLLQRRSSFYIFNLLLPCFLISFLAPLGFYLPADSGEKVSLGVTVLLALTVFQLMVAESMPPSESVPLIGKYYIATMTMITASTALTIFIMNIHFCGAEAKPVPHWAKVLIIDYMSKIFFVYEVGENCATATSSSSSSSSSSHFGQDDVHQPNLSPHCQANGKPGGNSGRENQYRHKHPRPQTPGPQRHPKPRHQHHITRDEKNHLSSSKYEGFESNRNLPLGDCCKEAPPCCPEDEKTAVVAAAVASVTFGPCVFCSHGSSLPGVDSKLVRNVEYIANCFREQRATCAKGAEWKRVAKVMDRFFMWIFFIMVFLMSILIIGKAP, encoded by the exons ATGGGCATGGACAGCGGGGACCTGTCTGATTTCGTGGAGAACGTTGAATGGGAATGCCACGGCATGCCGGCCACCAAGAACGTCATAATGTACGGATGCTGCTCCGACCCCTACCCTGACATCACCTACACCGTCCTGCTCCAGCGCCGCTCCTCCTTCTACATCTTTAACCTTCTCCTGCCTTGCTTCCTCATCTCCTTCCTGGCTCCGCTGGGCTTCTACCTGCCCGCTGACTCTGGGGAGAAGGTGTCCTTGGGGGTCACCGTGTTGCTGGCCCTGACTGTCTTCCAGCTCATGGTGGCCGAGAGTATGCCGCCGTCTGAGAGTGTGCCGCTTATTG GAAAGTACTACATTGCTACCATGACGATGATCACAGCCTCCACGGCTCTCACCATCTTCATCATGAACATCCACTTCTGTGGGGCCGAGGCCAAACCCGTCCCCCACTGGGCCAAAGTCCTCATCATCGACTACATGTCCAAGATCTTCTTTGTCTACGAGGTGGGAGAGAACTGTGCCACtgccacctcttcctcctcctcctcctcttcctcatcacatTTTGGCCAGGACGATGTCCACCAACCCAACCTCAGCCCCCATTGCCAGGCCAATGGGAAGCCGGGGGGCAACAGCGGGCGAGAGAACCAGTACCGCCACAAACACCCCAGACCCCAGACTCCTGGACCTCAACGTCACCCCAAGCCCCGACACCAACACCACATCACCAGAGACGAGAAGAACCATCTCTCCAGCTCCAAATACGAGGGCTTTGAGTCCAACAGGAACCTCCCCCTGGGGGACTGCTGCAAGGAGGCTCCGCCCTGCTGTCCGGAGGATGAAAAGACAGCAGTGGTCGCTGCTGCGGTGGCCTCAGTAACCTTTGGCCCCTGTGTGTTCTGTAGTCACGGCAGCAGCTTACCCGGGGTGGACTCCAAGCTGGTGCGGAACGTGGAGTACATTGCCAACTGCTTCCGGGAGCAGAGGGCCACCTGCGCCAAGGGGGCGGAGTGGAAGAGGGTTGCCAAGGTGATGGACAGGTTCTTCATGTGGATCTTTTTCATTATGGTCTTCCTCATGAGCATTCTGATCATCGGCAAGGCACCATGA
- the LOC115130585 gene encoding neuronal acetylcholine receptor subunit alpha-9-II isoform X1 yields the protein MRKMVPVVCFATMLLQVAHSAQGRYAQQLLTDLMENYSNALRPVEDTDKALNVTLQITLSQIKDMDERNQVLIAYLWIRQTWHDAYLRWNKEDYDGLEVIRIPSSLVWRPDLVLYNKADDDFSGPLDTNVVLRYNGEITWDAPAITKSSCVVDVSYFPFDSQECNLTFGSWTYNGNQVDIAMGMDSGDLSDFVENVEWECHGMPATKNVIMYGCCSDPYPDITYTVLLQRRSSFYIFNLLLPCFLISFLAPLGFYLPADSGEKVSLGVTVLLALTVFQLMVAESMPPSESVPLIGKYYIATMTMITASTALTIFIMNIHFCGAEAKPVPHWAKVLIIDYMSKIFFVYEVGENCATATSSSSSSSSSSHFGQDDVHQPNLSPHCQANGKPGGNSGRENQYRHKHPRPQTPGPQRHPKPRHQHHITRDEKNHLSSSKYEGFESNRNLPLGDCCKEAPPCCPEDEKTAVVAAAVASVTFGPCVFCSHGSSLPGVDSKLVRNVEYIANCFREQRATCAKGAEWKRVAKVMDRFFMWIFFIMVFLMSILIIGKAP from the exons ATGCGGAAGATGGTTCCAGTTGTGTGCTTTGCGACGATGTTGCTCCAGG TGGCTCACTCGGCTCAGGGCCGGTACGCTCAACAGCTGCTCACCGACCTGATGGAGAACTACTCAAATGCCCTGCGGCCGGTGGAGGACACAGACAAAGCCCTGAACGTCACCCTGCAGATCACTCTCTCCCAGATCAAAGACATG GATGAGAGGAACCAGGTATTGATAGCGTACCTGTGGATCCGTCAGACGTGGCACGATGCCTACCTGAGGTGGAACAAGGAGGACTACGATGGCCTGGAGGTCATACGGATCCCCAGCAGCCTGGTGTGGAGGCCTGACCTCGTCCTCTATAACAA GGCTGATGATGACTTCTCAGGGCCGCTAGACACGAACGTGGTGCTGCGCTATAATGGGGAGATTACATGGGATGCTCCGGCCATCACCAAGAGCTCATGTGTGGTGGACGTGTCCTACTTCCCCTTCGACAGCCAGGAGTGCAACCTCACCTTCGGCTCCTGGACATACAACGGCAACCAG GTTGACATCGCCATGGGCATGGACAGCGGGGACCTGTCTGATTTCGTGGAGAACGTTGAATGGGAATGCCACGGCATGCCGGCCACCAAGAACGTCATAATGTACGGATGCTGCTCCGACCCCTACCCTGACATCACCTACACCGTCCTGCTCCAGCGCCGCTCCTCCTTCTACATCTTTAACCTTCTCCTGCCTTGCTTCCTCATCTCCTTCCTGGCTCCGCTGGGCTTCTACCTGCCCGCTGACTCTGGGGAGAAGGTGTCCTTGGGGGTCACCGTGTTGCTGGCCCTGACTGTCTTCCAGCTCATGGTGGCCGAGAGTATGCCGCCGTCTGAGAGTGTGCCGCTTATTG GAAAGTACTACATTGCTACCATGACGATGATCACAGCCTCCACGGCTCTCACCATCTTCATCATGAACATCCACTTCTGTGGGGCCGAGGCCAAACCCGTCCCCCACTGGGCCAAAGTCCTCATCATCGACTACATGTCCAAGATCTTCTTTGTCTACGAGGTGGGAGAGAACTGTGCCACtgccacctcttcctcctcctcctcctcttcctcatcacatTTTGGCCAGGACGATGTCCACCAACCCAACCTCAGCCCCCATTGCCAGGCCAATGGGAAGCCGGGGGGCAACAGCGGGCGAGAGAACCAGTACCGCCACAAACACCCCAGACCCCAGACTCCTGGACCTCAACGTCACCCCAAGCCCCGACACCAACACCACATCACCAGAGACGAGAAGAACCATCTCTCCAGCTCCAAATACGAGGGCTTTGAGTCCAACAGGAACCTCCCCCTGGGGGACTGCTGCAAGGAGGCTCCGCCCTGCTGTCCGGAGGATGAAAAGACAGCAGTGGTCGCTGCTGCGGTGGCCTCAGTAACCTTTGGCCCCTGTGTGTTCTGTAGTCACGGCAGCAGCTTACCCGGGGTGGACTCCAAGCTGGTGCGGAACGTGGAGTACATTGCCAACTGCTTCCGGGAGCAGAGGGCCACCTGCGCCAAGGGGGCGGAGTGGAAGAGGGTTGCCAAGGTGATGGACAGGTTCTTCATGTGGATCTTTTTCATTATGGTCTTCCTCATGAGCATTCTGATCATCGGCAAGGCACCATGA